The Streptococcus sp. S5 genome contains a region encoding:
- a CDS encoding transporter substrate-binding domain-containing protein: MSKKTWIIGGVAVLAIAGATILGRSLNHANDSKGSTGSNKVTTLKVAHTQNYVPYDFVDEKGESDGYEVAVLKAIDEKLPDYKFEYTGTSDDDLLIGLESGKYDIGTKGAWYTEERAKKFIIPKEPIGASIIGFTVRKEDANKYKNIDDFAKEKGKLVPISPQNAQWNVIKEYNEKHKDQQIELTAAESFKVADAYAWVLEGRYDAFFDIKLSFEKAVTDKDGSYHQYADKLSWFAYKGIPTYPLIHKDKKNEKFAEAYSKAIKELEKDGTLAKLSKKYFGEDVFSYVDKEK; encoded by the coding sequence ATGAGTAAAAAAACATGGATTATCGGTGGGGTGGCAGTACTTGCCATTGCAGGAGCAACCATTCTTGGACGGAGCTTGAACCATGCAAACGACAGCAAGGGCTCAACAGGATCGAACAAGGTGACAACCTTGAAAGTAGCCCACACTCAAAACTATGTACCGTATGATTTCGTTGATGAAAAAGGAGAATCAGATGGCTATGAAGTAGCCGTTCTCAAAGCCATTGACGAAAAACTACCAGACTACAAGTTTGAGTACACTGGAACAAGTGATGACGATCTCTTGATCGGTCTAGAATCTGGTAAATACGATATCGGAACCAAAGGAGCTTGGTATACCGAAGAACGTGCCAAGAAATTTATCATTCCAAAAGAACCAATCGGAGCAAGTATCATCGGATTTACCGTACGGAAAGAAGATGCGAATAAATACAAGAACATCGATGACTTCGCTAAAGAAAAAGGAAAATTGGTTCCAATTTCACCACAAAATGCGCAGTGGAATGTTATTAAAGAATACAATGAAAAGCATAAGGACCAACAAATCGAATTAACAGCTGCGGAATCTTTCAAAGTCGCAGATGCCTATGCTTGGGTTCTTGAAGGACGTTACGATGCCTTCTTTGACATCAAACTTTCCTTTGAAAAAGCTGTCACAGATAAAGATGGTTCTTACCACCAATATGCGGACAAACTGAGCTGGTTTGCCTACAAAGGAATTCCAACTTACCCATTGATCCATAAGGATAAGAAAAACGAAAAATTTGCGGAAGCATACAGCAAGGCTATCAAAGAATTAGAAAAAGATGGCACACTTGCTAAATTGTCGAAAAAATATTTCGGTGAAGATGTCTTCAGTTATGTAGATAAAGAGAAATAA
- a CDS encoding uroporphyrinogen decarboxylase family protein, whose protein sequence is MSSKRELVLKAFKGEAVDRVPVGFWHHFTTEEEWLKGFSNPEIIEKNLNGHKNFLHKVKPDFVKLMSDGYFAYPNPAIHKGLENISDLAGIEPLGADHPWITEQVELVKKIRAGFEEDIVAIYNIFAPVTYFKWLVGEVSGGDDLIANFIDQDAATLKKVLDTIGQDIASLSQRIIKEAGADGIYLSVQSIQDARVTQEVYKNIIAPSELHVLEAANEAGGVNILHICGYEGARNDIHLFTDYPAQVINWAVGPEGISLAEGREIFGGRTVLGGFENGKNGLLYTGDKAAIQTETKRIIEETGTTGLVIGADCTIPSDIDEERIEWVREAAAE, encoded by the coding sequence ATGTCATCAAAAAGAGAATTAGTCTTAAAAGCTTTTAAAGGAGAAGCAGTCGACCGTGTGCCAGTTGGATTTTGGCATCATTTTACAACAGAAGAAGAATGGTTGAAAGGATTTTCAAATCCGGAAATTATTGAAAAAAACCTCAATGGCCATAAAAACTTCCTTCACAAGGTCAAACCAGACTTTGTCAAACTCATGAGTGATGGTTACTTTGCTTATCCAAATCCAGCCATTCACAAAGGCCTTGAAAATATCTCTGACTTAGCAGGGATTGAACCACTCGGAGCAGATCATCCATGGATCACAGAGCAAGTAGAGCTCGTTAAAAAAATCCGTGCCGGTTTTGAAGAAGACATTGTGGCTATCTACAATATCTTTGCTCCAGTGACCTACTTCAAATGGTTGGTCGGAGAAGTTTCAGGAGGAGATGACTTGATCGCCAACTTTATCGATCAAGATGCAGCAACTCTTAAAAAAGTATTGGATACAATTGGCCAAGATATTGCAAGTTTGAGCCAACGAATTATTAAAGAAGCAGGAGCAGACGGGATCTACCTCAGTGTTCAAAGTATCCAAGATGCGCGGGTTACACAAGAAGTCTATAAAAACATTATTGCACCGAGTGAACTCCATGTCTTAGAGGCGGCCAATGAAGCCGGTGGCGTAAATATTCTTCATATCTGTGGCTACGAAGGAGCTCGCAATGATATCCATCTCTTCACAGACTACCCAGCCCAAGTCATTAACTGGGCAGTCGGACCAGAAGGAATCAGCCTAGCAGAAGGACGCGAAATCTTCGGTGGACGCACGGTTCTTGGTGGCTTTGAAAATGGTAAAAATGGTCTTCTCTACACAGGAGATAAGGCTGCGATCCAAACAGAAACCAAACGCATCATCGAAGAAACAGGAACCACAGGCTTGGTCATCGGTGCCGATTGTACCATTCCAAGTGACATTGATGAAGAACGAATCGAATGGGTTCGTGAAGCTGCAGCAGAATAA
- a CDS encoding DUF1310 family protein, whose product MKKSKFIVLIMVAFSLSLGGCSFFNGQSAKKQEMIQIAESKKMKVAIENMLKKLDPKALTPEGKIKSYKISKDDLDYNPMGGLLVKIVINNDEKLVLSTTIQEDATTGKYEETYFGETEELSDLLDKE is encoded by the coding sequence ATGAAAAAAAGTAAATTTATTGTGTTGATAATGGTAGCATTTAGCCTGAGCTTAGGGGGATGTAGCTTTTTTAATGGACAATCTGCCAAGAAACAAGAAATGATTCAAATTGCAGAGAGTAAGAAGATGAAAGTAGCGATTGAAAATATGTTGAAAAAATTAGATCCTAAAGCTCTTACTCCAGAAGGAAAAATAAAATCATATAAAATTTCTAAAGATGATTTAGATTATAATCCGATGGGAGGGCTATTAGTAAAAATAGTTATAAATAATGATGAAAAATTAGTTTTAAGCACAACTATACAAGAGGATGCTACAACAGGGAAATATGAAGAGACCTATTTTGGGGAAACAGAGGAGTTAAGTGATTTATTAGATAAGGAGTGA
- a CDS encoding amino acid ABC transporter ATP-binding protein: protein MLEVEHVSKKFKDHQVLVDVNLKVNQGDVVVILGPSGSGKTTFLRCLNHLEKADTGHLTLGGKEYDLSKLSKKEILEIRQKTAFVFQHYNLFANKTALENILEGLVVARKIPKEEAIQRAESALEKVGLLAYKDYYPSQLSGGQQQRIGIARAIAVKPDVILLDEPTSALDPELVGDVLDVMKQLAQEGVTMVVVTHEMGFARDVANHVIFMDGGLIIEENEPHEFFNSPKEERTKQFLSRILSDATYSVEYMI from the coding sequence ATGTTAGAAGTAGAACACGTATCGAAAAAATTTAAGGACCACCAGGTCCTGGTAGATGTTAATCTCAAGGTCAACCAAGGGGATGTGGTCGTTATTTTGGGGCCATCTGGATCAGGAAAAACAACCTTCCTTCGTTGCCTTAACCACTTGGAAAAGGCAGATACAGGGCACCTCACCCTAGGTGGAAAAGAGTATGACCTCTCAAAACTCAGCAAAAAAGAGATTCTAGAAATCCGCCAAAAGACAGCCTTTGTCTTCCAGCATTACAATCTCTTTGCCAACAAAACAGCGCTTGAAAATATCTTAGAAGGCCTGGTTGTAGCCCGTAAGATTCCAAAAGAAGAAGCCATCCAACGGGCAGAATCAGCCCTTGAAAAAGTTGGTCTCCTCGCTTATAAGGATTACTATCCTTCTCAATTGTCAGGGGGCCAGCAGCAGCGGATCGGAATCGCGCGTGCCATTGCAGTGAAACCAGACGTGATCTTGCTAGACGAGCCGACTTCAGCGCTAGACCCAGAGTTGGTCGGTGACGTCTTAGATGTCATGAAGCAATTGGCCCAAGAAGGAGTGACCATGGTTGTCGTAACCCATGAGATGGGCTTTGCGCGTGATGTGGCCAACCACGTTATCTTTATGGATGGTGGACTCATCATCGAAGAAAACGAACCCCATGAATTCTTCAACAGTCCAAAAGAAGAACGAACCAAACAATTCCTTTCACGGATTTTATCCGATGCCACTTATAGCGTCGAATATATGATTTAA
- a CDS encoding amino acid ABC transporter permease, whose amino-acid sequence MDFNFISKAFLATLGGVPVTLLIMVVSILLSFFPALFLALGQIYKVKGVRSFSVIYLAFIRATPPILLILFFYSLFPSLLNSFFKSIGSHFNVFEINPIYYAFIIFSLMTTGSLAEILRSAILTVDKGQLEAAQAIGLTNRQAYIRIVFPQALRSALPNLCNLVINLVKGTSLVFVMTIKDITAIAKVEASYGYQYFESYLVIFILYIVICGVIQWGFNHLEKRLTLA is encoded by the coding sequence ATGGATTTCAATTTTATTAGTAAAGCATTTCTAGCCACCTTGGGTGGTGTTCCAGTGACCCTTCTGATCATGGTCGTATCGATTCTCTTGAGTTTTTTTCCGGCCCTCTTTTTAGCACTCGGTCAGATTTATAAGGTCAAAGGTGTTCGCAGTTTCTCAGTGATTTACTTAGCCTTTATCCGCGCGACGCCTCCGATTCTCTTGATTCTCTTCTTTTATAGTCTCTTTCCCAGCCTCTTAAATAGCTTTTTTAAGAGTATTGGCAGTCACTTTAATGTCTTTGAGATCAATCCCATTTACTATGCCTTTATCATCTTTAGCTTGATGACAACAGGGAGTCTGGCTGAAATTCTCCGGTCAGCCATTCTGACGGTGGATAAGGGCCAGCTAGAAGCAGCGCAAGCCATTGGTTTGACCAATCGCCAAGCCTATATCCGCATTGTTTTTCCACAAGCCTTGCGTTCAGCCCTTCCCAATTTGTGTAACTTGGTTATCAACTTGGTCAAAGGAACCTCCCTTGTCTTTGTCATGACCATCAAGGATATCACCGCCATTGCCAAGGTCGAAGCCTCTTATGGCTATCAATATTTTGAATCCTATCTAGTGATTTTTATTCTTTATATTGTCATTTGTGGGGTGATTCAGTGGGGATTCAATCACTTAGAAAAACGCCTGACACTCGCATAG
- a CDS encoding amino acid ABC transporter permease, whose product MVSYDISKVWSFLPTLVQALPATLALMVLTTVLGSAFGLVLTWAQVSEDKVGAGLAKGYVFTLRCTPPIVLLFLVFYGLPQFLNWWLGIDIDHWSKFVFVLVAMFLLFAAMISEVFKAAYLAIPKGQMEAGLSIGLTPAQTIWRIVLPQAFRVALPNMTTAILNLMRDAALAYTIGFIDIMGAGNNLISRNLGNYSLETYTAVAVIYWGIALVISFSAQLLEKRLSVTER is encoded by the coding sequence ATGGTCTCATACGACATTTCCAAGGTCTGGTCATTTCTTCCAACCTTGGTCCAAGCTCTACCAGCGACCCTAGCTTTGATGGTGTTAACGACGGTTCTCGGTTCTGCATTTGGCTTGGTTTTGACCTGGGCACAAGTATCAGAAGATAAGGTAGGAGCAGGTCTGGCAAAAGGTTATGTCTTTACTTTGCGTTGTACCCCTCCGATTGTCTTGCTCTTTTTGGTCTTTTATGGACTTCCCCAATTTTTGAACTGGTGGTTGGGCATTGACATTGACCACTGGTCCAAGTTTGTCTTTGTCCTTGTTGCCATGTTTCTTCTCTTTGCCGCTATGATCTCTGAGGTCTTCAAGGCAGCCTATTTGGCCATTCCAAAAGGTCAGATGGAAGCGGGCTTGAGTATCGGCTTGACGCCAGCTCAAACCATTTGGCGAATTGTCCTTCCCCAAGCCTTTCGCGTGGCTCTTCCCAATATGACGACTGCCATCTTGAACCTCATGCGCGATGCCGCTTTGGCTTATACCATTGGCTTTATCGATATCATGGGAGCAGGCAACAACTTGATCAGCCGCAATCTTGGGAATTATTCCCTCGAAACGTATACAGCCGTCGCAGTGATCTACTGGGGAATTGCCCTTGTGATCTCCTTCTCCGCTCAACTCCTTGAGAAACGACTCAGTGTAACAGAAAGGTAG
- a CDS encoding lipase family protein, giving the protein MANNLNFNDQQNVKAALLEYEKDVKINGKFKIGTKKDEYIGNVAHIYDNVNDNEEQVFVLTNNGQGAQQNAVPYTASDEARAQIHDVTVLMKGSETETSTQKLLHDTFTDWVKTDLPAASNILGPNGAANYATDYAKRFTRDKIKENLKKRDETADYNISELISYPFSLLDKNVGNNVKSFVKSIRSNPITNAYREAKANLYGMGTDILIDSQAKFPVFIGATILKEYNKDRGTFPPPQFKDAAAHLKEVIRKYPNAKIDLYGHSLGSMNIQYALACLTEEEASHIGTVHLYNGPNAYSILTPEQKARIDSLKYKIYNHIDHKDLVSLGYQDSGSKESSGIVKHLKTKNLKNTGLQHMMHGYIYDKDGNLVLEKGTEAITRKEIIEERMKVYYRLKDKLQKTGGGLSSSERIYLDALQARLASDELIRVVDEGLEQAQKSKAQLDTDLEALEKVLHTVPKGFILNLAEVEEAYAQAGATKQTIVTEVREKFDNRLAAYQSLSNEFHALNEQVNAGIELLKTKDQEIAGEMNQWEQLAY; this is encoded by the coding sequence ATGGCTAATAATTTAAATTTCAATGATCAACAAAATGTTAAAGCTGCTCTACTTGAATACGAAAAAGATGTCAAAATAAATGGAAAGTTTAAAATTGGGACGAAGAAAGACGAATACATTGGTAATGTTGCCCATATTTATGATAACGTAAATGACAATGAGGAGCAGGTCTTCGTTCTTACTAATAATGGCCAAGGCGCGCAACAAAATGCAGTCCCCTATACTGCTTCTGATGAAGCGCGTGCCCAAATCCATGACGTGACAGTCTTGATGAAGGGATCTGAAACTGAAACAAGTACACAAAAATTACTCCATGATACATTTACGGATTGGGTAAAGACAGATTTGCCTGCTGCTTCTAACATTCTTGGTCCCAATGGAGCGGCGAACTATGCGACAGATTATGCGAAAAGATTCACCAGAGATAAGATTAAGGAGAATTTGAAAAAAAGGGATGAAACTGCCGATTATAATATTTCGGAGCTTATTAGTTATCCGTTTAGTTTACTCGATAAAAATGTTGGAAATAATGTAAAAAGCTTTGTCAAGAGTATTAGAAGTAATCCAATAACAAATGCTTATCGTGAGGCGAAAGCAAATCTATATGGTATGGGAACGGATATTCTAATTGATAGTCAAGCAAAGTTTCCAGTATTTATTGGGGCTACCATTTTAAAAGAGTACAACAAAGATAGAGGTACTTTCCCGCCTCCGCAATTTAAAGATGCTGCAGCTCATTTGAAAGAGGTGATCCGAAAATACCCTAATGCCAAGATCGATCTATACGGTCACTCTCTGGGGTCTATGAATATTCAGTATGCGCTTGCCTGCTTGACGGAAGAAGAAGCGTCTCATATTGGGACTGTCCATCTATACAATGGTCCTAATGCCTATTCCATCTTAACACCCGAGCAAAAAGCGCGTATAGATTCGCTGAAGTACAAAATCTACAATCACATTGACCATAAAGATTTGGTTAGCTTGGGCTATCAGGATTCTGGAAGCAAGGAATCCAGTGGGATTGTCAAGCACCTCAAAACTAAGAATTTGAAAAATACTGGCCTGCAGCACATGATGCATGGTTATATCTATGATAAGGATGGGAATTTGGTTCTTGAAAAGGGAACGGAAGCCATCACTCGCAAGGAAATCATTGAAGAGCGGATGAAGGTTTACTATCGCCTAAAGGATAAATTGCAAAAAACAGGTGGTGGACTGAGCTCAAGTGAACGGATCTATCTGGATGCTTTGCAGGCGCGCTTGGCTTCTGATGAGCTGATTCGAGTAGTGGATGAAGGGCTGGAGCAAGCTCAGAAATCTAAGGCACAACTGGATACAGATTTAGAAGCTTTGGAGAAAGTATTACATACCGTTCCGAAAGGCTTCATTCTCAATCTTGCGGAAGTAGAAGAGGCCTATGCACAGGCTGGTGCAACAAAGCAAACAATTGTCACTGAAGTAAGAGAAAAGTTTGACAATCGTTTGGCTGCATATCAGTCCTTATCGAATGAATTCCATGCTTTAAACGAGCAAGTGAATGCAGGAATTGAACTCTTAAAAACAAAAGATCAAGAAATAGCAGGAGAAATGAACCAGTGGGAACAACTAGCTTATTAA
- a CDS encoding DUF1310 family protein, translating to MTDKKQRLMLLFLLTLFLGGCSLFTDKAAERREMIQIAESQKMKVAIETYLKNLDPEALTPNGKIKSYRILKDKLKYNPMEGIIVEIVINRDDRLTIDMTVIEEDSGEYLVATSGTPKELTKLIERDKQ from the coding sequence ATGACTGATAAAAAACAACGATTAATGCTACTATTCTTACTGACTTTGTTTCTAGGAGGCTGCAGTCTTTTTACAGATAAAGCTGCTGAGAGAAGGGAAATGATTCAGATTGCAGAGAGTCAGAAGATGAAAGTGGCAATTGAAACCTATTTAAAAAATCTGGATCCAGAGGCATTAACTCCAAATGGGAAAATAAAGTCTTATAGAATTTTAAAAGATAAATTAAAATATAATCCAATGGAAGGAATTATTGTCGAAATTGTCATTAATAGGGATGATCGGTTGACGATTGATATGACGGTCATAGAAGAGGATTCAGGAGAATATCTTGTTGCCACATCAGGAACGCCTAAAGAATTAACGAAATTAATAGAAAGAGACAAGCAATAG
- a CDS encoding uroporphyrinogen decarboxylase family protein — MYSMSKKELVLRAIRGEAVERIPVGFWLHYVTQEEKELGLDNPAVVEKSIKGHQHYVEEISPDFVKIMSDGFFRYPSALYSREIQSIQELKDIQPIGEHHPWIEKQIEVVKEIRSHFHEEIASFYNIFSPISYLKRWFRTDQSRGDQVIADFIKEDPETLAHVLDVIAGDIASLSRRLIQEAGVEGIYFSTQQVQDERVTDEEYRKFIEPSSIAVLEAANEAGGINILHICGFEGASNEVELFKDYPAQVINWATHHEGLSLAAGRKLFGDRAVLGGFVNGKKGLLYQGERDAIEQETRRLVAEAGSRGLILGADCTVPDDFQLERLDWVRQAAVL, encoded by the coding sequence ATGTACAGTATGAGTAAAAAAGAATTGGTTCTTCGTGCCATTCGAGGCGAAGCAGTAGAGCGAATCCCTGTAGGATTTTGGCTCCATTATGTGACCCAAGAAGAAAAAGAATTGGGGCTAGATAATCCGGCTGTAGTAGAAAAAAGTATTAAAGGACACCAACACTATGTTGAAGAAATTTCACCTGATTTTGTCAAGATCATGAGCGATGGCTTCTTCCGCTATCCGAGTGCACTTTATTCGAGAGAGATCCAATCAATCCAAGAATTGAAGGATATTCAACCGATTGGAGAGCATCATCCTTGGATTGAAAAACAAATTGAAGTGGTCAAGGAGATTCGTTCCCATTTCCATGAAGAAATTGCTTCTTTCTACAATATCTTCTCGCCCATTTCTTATTTGAAACGCTGGTTCCGTACGGATCAATCCCGTGGAGACCAAGTGATTGCAGACTTTATTAAGGAAGATCCAGAAACTTTAGCTCATGTCCTTGACGTGATTGCAGGAGACATCGCTAGTTTAAGTCGCCGCTTGATCCAAGAAGCAGGTGTTGAAGGGATTTACTTCTCAACCCAGCAGGTCCAAGATGAGCGTGTGACTGATGAAGAATACCGCAAGTTCATTGAGCCTAGCAGCATCGCTGTCCTAGAAGCAGCCAATGAAGCTGGAGGCATCAATATCCTTCATATCTGTGGTTTTGAAGGGGCCAGCAATGAAGTGGAACTCTTCAAGGATTATCCAGCTCAAGTCATTAACTGGGCGACCCATCATGAAGGCCTTAGCCTAGCCGCAGGTCGCAAACTTTTCGGCGATCGTGCCGTTTTGGGTGGTTTTGTCAATGGCAAGAAAGGCTTGCTCTACCAAGGGGAACGAGATGCTATTGAGCAAGAAACGCGTCGCTTGGTGGCAGAAGCTGGAAGCCGCGGTTTGATCCTTGGAGCAGACTGTACTGTGCCAGATGATTTCCAATTGGAACGCTTAGATTGGGTACGTCAAGCAGCTGTGTTGTAA
- a CDS encoding type III secretion protein, which produces MGTTSLLISSTLSKKEKKLDHLEREFQKARLELDEKRCLVERKQQLFTQMLEEEFAMAASFLQEQEVDVSCGWESLHRCIEEYDLEAREAAQVALKQIEIEEENLWQSYRKDRRQLEEEFAQDKVS; this is translated from the coding sequence GTGGGAACAACTAGCTTATTAATTTCATCTACTCTTTCAAAAAAGGAAAAGAAACTAGATCACTTGGAAAGAGAGTTCCAAAAAGCGCGCTTGGAGTTAGATGAAAAGCGTTGCTTAGTGGAAAGAAAACAGCAGCTCTTCACCCAGATGCTGGAAGAAGAGTTTGCGATGGCAGCTTCCTTCTTACAAGAGCAGGAAGTTGATGTCAGTTGTGGATGGGAGTCCCTCCATCGCTGTATCGAAGAGTATGATCTCGAAGCTAGAGAAGCTGCACAAGTAGCCTTAAAACAGATCGAAATCGAGGAAGAGAATTTATGGCAATCCTACCGGAAAGATAGACGTCAACTGGAAGAGGAGTTTGCACAAGATAAAGTTTCATAG